From Dermochelys coriacea isolate rDerCor1 chromosome 9, rDerCor1.pri.v4, whole genome shotgun sequence, one genomic window encodes:
- the GOLIM4 gene encoding Golgi integral membrane protein 4 isoform X2, whose protein sequence is MGNGMCSRKQKRIFQTFLLLTVAFGFLYGAVLYYELQSQLRKAEAVALKYQQHQESLSAQLQVVYEHRSRLEKSLQKERLEHKKAKEDFLVYKLEAQETLNKGRQDSNSRYSTLNVQHQMLKSQHEELKKQHADLEEEHRKQGEDFRRTFSDHKQKYVQIQEEKEQELSKLKESLYNLREENRHLRKAHQDIHTQLQDVKSQVEEYKQLKDTLNKMPSFRQPEKLEQPNVPQEAALVGATSPNSDLPAHEKNAAEEQKEVPQNEEKPQEREEINSKRREDEDETLHLSRKANEGHLHKELNIQQQQEAGEDEEQHMDQVEEEHRKELEEEEMEQAGQPEHLVEEQDQAPEEHDWKEREHKEEAANMLGEHVHSERVTKRYKLAYEEQLEQQHLAARRAEEAKQLREHQESLHQQRLKGQLLRQQQLQEKELALRRQAERGEEQYKNQLSQQAHYDNMDHDIVQGEEGQGIHEEDGVYERDNRHQDEAEEVEDQINANEQQEPEHQTENQQADEPAKAAVEDVNPADDPNNQGEDEFEEAEQEREENLPDENEQHKQNNQKQENPEMEEHLVMAGNPDQQEDNVDEQYQEEGEEEVQEDLTEEKKKELEHNAEEPYGENDENVDEKNNEGADHEQGVHEENNAKEGHEENYEEEEEDEEEGGAIAAKAHRRGEM, encoded by the exons ttgTCTATGAGCACAGGTCAAGATTAGAAAAGTCTTTACAGAAGGAAAGGCTTGAACATAAGAAAGCAAAAGAAG ACTTTCTTGTTTATAAATTGGAAGCACAAGAAACACTAAATAAAGGAAgg CAAGATTCAAATAGCAGATATAGCACACTGAATGTACAACACCAAATGTTGAAG AGTCAAcatgaagaattaaaaaaacagcatGCAGACCTTGAGGAGGAACACCGAAAACAAGGAGAAGACTTTAGAAGAACATTCAGCGATCACAAGCAGAAATATGTACAAATACAGGAAGAGAAAGAGCAGGAACTCTCCAAGCTAAAGG aatcTCTGTATAATTTGCGTGAGGAGAATAGACACCTGAGAAAAGCACACCAAGATATTCATACCCAGCTACAAGATGTCAAG TCCCAGGTAGAAGAATATAAACAGCTGAAGGACACACTCAACAAAATGCCAAGTTTTCGACAACCTGAAAAGTTAGAGCAGCCAAATGTTCCACAGGAAGCGGCACTGGTGGGAGCAACATCTCCAAATAGTGACCTCCCAGCACATGAGAAAAATGCAGCTGAAGAGCAAAAAGAG GTACCCCAGAATGAGGAGAAGCCAcaggaaagggaagaaataaaTTCCAAGAGAAGAGAAGATGAAGATGAAACTTTACATTTGAGCAGAAAAGCAAATGAGGGTCACCTTCACAAAGAACTGAATATTCAGCAGCAACAAGAAGCAGGAGAAGATGAAGAGCAACACATGGACCAAGTTGAAGAGGAGCACAGAAAAGAActtgaggaggaggaaatggagcAGGCAGGGCAACCTGAGCACTTGGTGGAAGAACAAGATCAAGCACCAGAAGAACATGACTGGAAAGAACGGGAACATAAAGAAGAAGCAGCCAACATGCTGGGTGAACACGTTCACTCAGAG AGAGTAACAAAAAGATACAAATTGGCCTATGAAGAACAGTTGGAACAGCAGCATCTGGCTGCCCGAAGAGCTGAAGAAGCCAAACAGCTAAGGGAACATCAGGAATCTCTACACCAGCAGAGGCTGAAAGGGCAGTTATTACGGCAGCAGCAGCTTCAAGAAAAAGAGCTTGCACTACGGAGACAGGCTGAACGAGGAGAAGAGCAGTACAAAAACCAGCTAAG CCAACAAGCTCATTATGACAATATGGACCATGATATTGTACAAGGAGAAGAGGGGCAAGGCATCCACGAAGAGGATGGAG TGTATGAAAGGGACAATCGGCACCAAGATGAAGCTGAAGAAGTAGAAGATCAAATTAATGCAAATGAGCAGCAAGAACCAGAGCATCAAACAGAGAACCAGCAGGCAGATGAGCCAGCG AAGGCAGCAGTGGAAGATGTGAACCCAGCTGATGATCCTAACAATCAGGGAGAGGATGAGTTTGAAGAAGCTGaacaagagagagaagagaatctGCCAGATGAGAATGAGCAGCACAAACAAAATAATCAGAAGCAGGAGAATCCTGAGATGGAGGAGCATTTAGTG ATGGCAGGAAATCCTGACCAGCAAGAAGATAATGTGGATGAACAATACCaagaagagggagaagaagag GTACAAGAAGATttgactgaagagaaaaaaaaggaacTGGAACACAATGCTGAAGAGCCATATGGTGAAAATGATGAAAAT GTTGATGAAAAAAACAATGAAGGTGCAGACCATGAGCAAGGAGTTCATGAAGAGAACAACGCAAAAGAAGGTCATGAAGAAAAttatgaggaggaagaggaggatgaggaggaaggtGGTGCCATTGCAGCAAAAGCCCATAGAAGAGGGGAAATGTAA
- the GOLIM4 gene encoding Golgi integral membrane protein 4 isoform X1, with translation MGNGMCSRKQKRIFQTFLLLTVAFGFLYGAVLYYELQSQLRKAEAVALKYQQHQESLSAQLQVVYEHRSRLEKSLQKERLEHKKAKEDFLVYKLEAQETLNKGRQDSNSRYSTLNVQHQMLKSQHEELKKQHADLEEEHRKQGEDFRRTFSDHKQKYVQIQEEKEQELSKLKESLYNLREENRHLRKAHQDIHTQLQDVKQQHKNLLSQHDQLVVTLEDHKSALAAAQSQVEEYKQLKDTLNKMPSFRQPEKLEQPNVPQEAALVGATSPNSDLPAHEKNAAEEQKEVPQNEEKPQEREEINSKRREDEDETLHLSRKANEGHLHKELNIQQQQEAGEDEEQHMDQVEEEHRKELEEEEMEQAGQPEHLVEEQDQAPEEHDWKEREHKEEAANMLGEHVHSERVTKRYKLAYEEQLEQQHLAARRAEEAKQLREHQESLHQQRLKGQLLRQQQLQEKELALRRQAERGEEQYKNQLSQQAHYDNMDHDIVQGEEGQGIHEEDGVYERDNRHQDEAEEVEDQINANEQQEPEHQTENQQADEPAKAAVEDVNPADDPNNQGEDEFEEAEQEREENLPDENEQHKQNNQKQENPEMEEHLVMAGNPDQQEDNVDEQYQEEGEEEVQEDLTEEKKKELEHNAEEPYGENDENVDEKNNEGADHEQGVHEENNAKEGHEENYEEEEEDEEEGGAIAAKAHRRGEM, from the exons ttgTCTATGAGCACAGGTCAAGATTAGAAAAGTCTTTACAGAAGGAAAGGCTTGAACATAAGAAAGCAAAAGAAG ACTTTCTTGTTTATAAATTGGAAGCACAAGAAACACTAAATAAAGGAAgg CAAGATTCAAATAGCAGATATAGCACACTGAATGTACAACACCAAATGTTGAAG AGTCAAcatgaagaattaaaaaaacagcatGCAGACCTTGAGGAGGAACACCGAAAACAAGGAGAAGACTTTAGAAGAACATTCAGCGATCACAAGCAGAAATATGTACAAATACAGGAAGAGAAAGAGCAGGAACTCTCCAAGCTAAAGG aatcTCTGTATAATTTGCGTGAGGAGAATAGACACCTGAGAAAAGCACACCAAGATATTCATACCCAGCTACAAGATGTCAAG CAACAGCATAAGAATTTACTCTCCCAACATGACCAGCTTGTAGTGACGTTGGAAGACCACAAGAGTGCACTAGCTGCTGCACAG TCCCAGGTAGAAGAATATAAACAGCTGAAGGACACACTCAACAAAATGCCAAGTTTTCGACAACCTGAAAAGTTAGAGCAGCCAAATGTTCCACAGGAAGCGGCACTGGTGGGAGCAACATCTCCAAATAGTGACCTCCCAGCACATGAGAAAAATGCAGCTGAAGAGCAAAAAGAG GTACCCCAGAATGAGGAGAAGCCAcaggaaagggaagaaataaaTTCCAAGAGAAGAGAAGATGAAGATGAAACTTTACATTTGAGCAGAAAAGCAAATGAGGGTCACCTTCACAAAGAACTGAATATTCAGCAGCAACAAGAAGCAGGAGAAGATGAAGAGCAACACATGGACCAAGTTGAAGAGGAGCACAGAAAAGAActtgaggaggaggaaatggagcAGGCAGGGCAACCTGAGCACTTGGTGGAAGAACAAGATCAAGCACCAGAAGAACATGACTGGAAAGAACGGGAACATAAAGAAGAAGCAGCCAACATGCTGGGTGAACACGTTCACTCAGAG AGAGTAACAAAAAGATACAAATTGGCCTATGAAGAACAGTTGGAACAGCAGCATCTGGCTGCCCGAAGAGCTGAAGAAGCCAAACAGCTAAGGGAACATCAGGAATCTCTACACCAGCAGAGGCTGAAAGGGCAGTTATTACGGCAGCAGCAGCTTCAAGAAAAAGAGCTTGCACTACGGAGACAGGCTGAACGAGGAGAAGAGCAGTACAAAAACCAGCTAAG CCAACAAGCTCATTATGACAATATGGACCATGATATTGTACAAGGAGAAGAGGGGCAAGGCATCCACGAAGAGGATGGAG TGTATGAAAGGGACAATCGGCACCAAGATGAAGCTGAAGAAGTAGAAGATCAAATTAATGCAAATGAGCAGCAAGAACCAGAGCATCAAACAGAGAACCAGCAGGCAGATGAGCCAGCG AAGGCAGCAGTGGAAGATGTGAACCCAGCTGATGATCCTAACAATCAGGGAGAGGATGAGTTTGAAGAAGCTGaacaagagagagaagagaatctGCCAGATGAGAATGAGCAGCACAAACAAAATAATCAGAAGCAGGAGAATCCTGAGATGGAGGAGCATTTAGTG ATGGCAGGAAATCCTGACCAGCAAGAAGATAATGTGGATGAACAATACCaagaagagggagaagaagag GTACAAGAAGATttgactgaagagaaaaaaaaggaacTGGAACACAATGCTGAAGAGCCATATGGTGAAAATGATGAAAAT GTTGATGAAAAAAACAATGAAGGTGCAGACCATGAGCAAGGAGTTCATGAAGAGAACAACGCAAAAGAAGGTCATGAAGAAAAttatgaggaggaagaggaggatgaggaggaaggtGGTGCCATTGCAGCAAAAGCCCATAGAAGAGGGGAAATGTAA